The stretch of DNA AATGCTGGCGCCacctatatttttttttaacttgCTGGCACCACCTAGGGATAAGGTGAGAATGAAGAAAACTCGGATTGATCATGAGCTGCGGCCACTGGGAATTGGGCACCATCTTTACATTAGCCTGCCAGTGCCAGAGGTGATGCAGGTGTGGCAAAGCGTGGTGAAGATGATCCTAATGCATACTCCTGTCTCGTACGCTCTCGGTGGATGGACGACGATCTCCTCAATGGGtgctaattatttttatttttaaattccgAATTTAGCTATTAGCTATTCTAATCGTATTCATTATGGACTCTTTGgtcaagtattttttttaaatcccGAATTTAGATAGTTACTTGTCATATTTGTTAAGGACTCTTTAGGTTAGTCTATactgttagatcttcataaaatccaatggtccaattttttcttttttctagattaatgtgggaatttctaacctctctcggcgaacgtggtgatGAGAATGAAGAAAACTCGGATTGATCATGAGCTGCGGCCACTGGGAATTGGGCACCATCTTTACATTAGCCTGCCAGTGCCAGAGGTGATGCAGGTGTGGCAAAGCGTGGTGAAGATGATCCTAATGCATACTCCTATCTCGTACGCTCTCGGTGGATGGACGATGATCTCCTCAATGGGagctaattatttttatttttaaattccgAATTTAGCTATTAGCTATTCTAATCATATTCATTATGGACTCTTTGGtcaagtatttttttaaaattccgAATTTAGATAGTTACTTGTCATATTTGTTAAGGACTCTTTAGGTTAgtctagaccgttagatcttcataaaatccaatggtccaattttttctcttttctagaTTAATGTAGCAATTTCTAACCTCTCTCGGCGAATGTGGTGACTTCTTCTAACActcaaatatttatataatagataCATTTTCTTCACCATGAGCATGACTGGGAACATGGAGCCTTGGTTTTTGACAATGCATGTCTTAGAATTCAGATAGTTGACTTCCATCATTTGATTTGTCGAACTACTTTTGGAATGCAAGTCCCGCTCATAGTAGAGACAACTTGATCTTTATTGCATTCAGTCAGCAATCAATTAGCTTTGCATTTCAGATTTCAGATTGTATGTCAACATTCTTATTCAATTCCTACTGGTGTGCTGAAACAAGCATGGGTCATGGGTGTCATGCCCATAGCTACAAGCTAAGATTCAGGTGGGATTATTGATGTTTACTGCACCTACATGGCTTGCGCTTCCGTTGTAATATATAATAATTGGCATTTGAATGTCGTTTACTTCTATACTATTATTATGCACCTACATATGGCTTGTGCTTTCATTTGAATGTCATTTTTAGAATGGAGCAGTAATCAGCTACTTCAATACTATAATTGGCATTCTTACTCTGATTCAGTTGAAGGGAGTGACATAATTTATTAACATATCCTTTCTTATATTGATTTGCTGACATGATATGCCAATCAATGTTTGCATGTAGGCACCACATCTTTACGGCTACATAATACATAATTTTGTTGCTGGACAACACCTCACTGTTTAATTGTGGTTATATTTCATATCCTCGATACTGAATTATTCCAGAGGGGAGCGAGCTTTCAGTTGAGGGATAAACATGCCAAGATGCAGGAAGTGGTCTCGGTGCTAGAACCTATGTAAGTCAACAAGTAACGTCCACTTATGTCATCTCCCAGTCTTAGATTTTTGGTATTGATCATCCTGGGAGATTTCTGGTGATCCCCTTTAGTTGTTAAGTTTGACCGCAACTACACAGTTCAATTGAATATGAAGAGGGAACTATAGGATTTAGGGAACAATCTGTAACTGACTTTGATCGAAGCCTTTGCAAAATATAAAAGCCTTGGAACTTGGAAGAGTCGGGTTCAGTTTAGTTCAAAATCCAATATAAATGTACATGTTTGTGGAATTCTATGTATGTGTGAGATGTGTACAATATCCTATTTGTAATGTAGGAGATTTCAATAGATGGAGACTATATGGTTGAGCCCAGGTATGCATGCTTGCCTTCTTACCTATCAAACCAAGTAACAATGAGAATTATAGAAGCATGCATTTATGTCACTTAGATTGAATAAGATTACCATGTTAGGCTCTTTTGTGTAATTTGATTGGTCAAGGTTGTTATATATTTTGCCCgttgcaacgcacgggcacgaaCCTAGTGAGTTCAAAGGCTTCAACGTAACAAAGTTTGGTGTCTCTCACTGGTGGTTGAGGACTTGGCTCCGATCTGATTCTTGCTTTCCATGGCATCAATTGGAGAAGTGATGGTGAAGATGAGTAAAAGATTTAGATGTATTTCCTATGCATTTTACTTAGTCTTTTGAAGTTATTCATGTAAGAAGTATGTACTTCACCAAGTTTTAATATAAGTCTCCATTCGTGAAAAATACTATTTGAATTACCAAGGGATGCTATACATAACTTTTCTCCGGTTTCAAGTAATGTTTGCTTGAAATTAACCGAAATGATGATGTCACACTCTAATAAATAGCACTCTGTGTATGACGAAGTCTTACAAGACAGCTATTTTATTGCTCAGTGTTATACAACGGATGTAGACACAATTTCATCTTCTAGGTACTAAAATGAGTTTTTAAAGTTGGAAGATTTTGTTTGAAACCGACTGTCAAATCTTTGTCTCATACTTGTTGGAACAGTTGCATAAAGAGTGTGCGGCCTATCTAATTTTTTCGTTTTTTTATAGTACCGATATTTCTCATCAAGAATTAAAAACATGCATTGCAAACTAACTCTTACTGGTAGTTCAAATGTAAGAAAGTACTAAGCCTATTAAAGGCCGATATTTATACTCGCAAAAAAAGGCCGATATTTCGAGTTCGTTCTAGGACCCTTCAAACTGTAGAGCCGACACTGACGACAAGGCCAGGAGCATAAAGAATCGCAGGGCCGTATAGGCCGCAGGCCATGATGCGCCGCATGATCCGTTCGCTTTGCCCTCTGCCTGACTGCATGCCAtgatgatgacaaagagaaacgAACTGGCGCCGTACCGGCTCTACCCATCGTGCTGCGTGTGGACTGTGGAGACGTTGGACTCAATTCAGGAACTCAACACGTACGTGCACACATACTCGAGCCCTCGCAGCACTGTACTGGTTTTCGGACTCGACCAAGCCATCACCGCTGCACCATGCTATTGGTTTGTTACTTTGTTCCTGACAGAACATCTGAACATGTACTTAATTGCTTTCTTCAGTAAAAGTACATTTGCGTCCGTCTAGTTTATTTGACCTTAGTTCACAAAATTCGTTATGGATAGCCAGATAGGCAGGATAGATTATCCAGAGGTATCGTTTAGTGATTAGCTAATCTCGGACCACTACTACTAATGCAAACTGTGCTACAAAAAGCCGGACAGGCCAGGTGAGTGTCAGTGAGGCAGTGCGCGCAGGGCTTTCCTCCCGTTCTTCGTGTCCTGTCCTCGCTTGGGGTCAACGCCCCTGCTCCAGCTCCATGATCACACCTGGCCTCCTCCGGCAAACGGCATGATCGCCTCTGAGGACGCCTGCGCAGCTCCTTTGTCCCCAACCTCTTGTCTCTTCCTGCACTGGCGCCGCATGCCTCCTCCCAGCTCTCACCTCGTCGTGCTCCCAAGAACGAATTGCGCGATGCAGAGCCGGCTATTTATTGGCCGCCGCCGTATCTCGTGGATAGTTGGGGTAGCCACCAAGCAGCAAGCACATTCAGTCAGTCATCGGTCATCTGTAGTGTGCAGCTGCTGCTGTTCTGAAGGCTGACGATGGAGAGAGCAATGGCGCCCGGGAGGGAGAGGGTTGAGGGCGCGGTGAGGCCGTACAACCGGTCCAAGGTGCCTCGCCTGAGATGGACGCCTGACCTCCACCGCCGCTTTGTCCACGCCATACACAGGCTTGGAGGCCAACACAGTACTGCATTTCCTCTTCGATCTTTATTTGCTATGTTTCGACTCTGCATGCAGTTTGGCACAGCTACCTGttttctgaattctgatagTAACTTCGTTTGCATTTTGCGTGTGATCGATTCGCGTGCTTCAATTCAGAGGCCACGCCCAAGCGAGTCCTGCAGCTGATGGGCGTGGGAGGCCTCACCATATCCCATGTCAAGAGCCATCTGCAGGTATCCAAGACACTTCAATTTGTGCCTTTTACCGAGCTTAGTTCGCAGATTTCAGTTCTTCACTGATAGGGTGATACACTAGTTTTTTTCACTGATACCTCGACCTTGCACTTGGACAGATGTACAGGAACATGAGAACTGACTATCTGGACATAAAAGGTTCTCTGACGAGAGCTCCACTTTTATCTAATCATGCATACTACATACGAATGAATACGATTAATCATTGTCAAGCAAAGAAATGGAAGTCATATTTAAAAGGAGTCCGGcacttctcttttcctttccagGCATGCATGCAGCAACGAGCTCAAGTCTTACCATTTTGTTTTCTCCCATGAATTATTCTTGTGGCCAGAGATGCAGCAAGTAGTGGATCCGGCGCAAATGTTTGCCGGAGGCGTTCGAGTTTGGACAGATATGGCGGAGCAAGATCATCAGGGCTACTattgctggtgctgctgctatTCTCAAAAGGAATCGCTGCTGCTGCACGACCTGCAACTGAAAAGGTCGCACCCTTTTCCCTTTTAttgttgtgtactcatgcatgTTTGTTTCGGCCATCTCTCCCAGGCTCATTTCATTAGTCACGTCAGGAACTATTTCATTGGCTTTTCACATGGTGATAGGCTGGTAGCATTATGCAGTAGCAGTTCACGTTGGCACGTTGCGAAAACAGTGCATTCCTTTTGCATGCTCAGAGAGGTTCCTGCAATCCTACCTAGGTTAGGTTAGTTTAAAAGCTTCATGCAAATCTTGGTGGCTTGCATAGTTCCAAGTGAGAAACTTCAGAGATGCGTATGCGTATGTAACGAGTTATTTTGGTCACATCATAGTAAAATCTTCCTTGGGGCCTGCTGGTAAGTAAAAGCTTGAGAACATATCTTCCTTGGAGCCATCGAGCAACGAGAGCTAATACCATTTCGAACAGGGTTATCACTAAGCCTGAAGCCCCTGAAGAAACATGTCCCCCCTGCAGATCTATATCTCAGATGGACACCACACAGAAGGCACGCCTTCAGGTCCAACTCCAAGGAACACGTCGTGATGGGGACGTGTCGTCCTTCGGCATGCGCGGCGGTCTTTCAGATTACCACCACCAAGCAGGCGTAGGCTACCACTGCTGCGCGCGTGCCATGGTGCACGGCGGGCAGCAGCTTCGCTCCCGGGCATGGCGGTGCCCCACTCCCACTCCCACAGTCGCCGCAGATAATGGTGGCGAACAgcacgccgcccctgctcccggcACGCTGCCCGGACCGCTGCGCTTCCTGCAGGTGAGGCGCGGTGCCACCCCGGAAAAGAACTGGGCCAGGAGTTCGCTCTAATTTGTGTTTactcttcatttttttttcgggAACAGGAAGGAGAATCGATGTGCGCCCACAGTTCGACCGCGCCGAACAACAGATGGCCGACGGCCGTGAAGaaacgcggcggcgagggccgcgagtcctcgccgccgctctcctTGACGCTGGACTCTGGGTTTTGCGGCAGCAGGGACGAagacggcagcggccggcgcgACAGCCAAGGCAGCAGCTCCGCTTCCTCCGCGCCGACGGGTTCTGCTGGCCGCGGTTGCTCGGGACAGCACAGCGGGCGGGGTAGGATCAGCTTGGACCTCTCGCTGTCCATGCCCATGTACACCCAGACTCGGAACCAGAGCTACTAGTATGGGGGAGGGGGGAGAACGTGCGGGTAAAGAAAGGGAGTTTTGTTACGGTGCTTGAGAGGAACCAGTGGTTCTTTCCCGCAAAAAAAATATCTGGATCGTTAATTTTAACAAcgcatattttattttaattagGGTAGTTTAGTCATTAGCATGTCGACCTTGTAGACCCGTTGccccgccggccatggcgtaGCGGCATGCCGGCATCGTCTCGCCCACCAGCACCCTCGTCGACTCCTCCGCGCTGCACGGGGACGCCCGGTGCGCTGCTGCGGTCACGAGGGAGTGGAACAGGGAAGCAGAGCGGATCAAGGCAGGGGGAGGAGGGTCagaccagtggcggagccaggattaAAATCTACTTGTGGCGAACCTACCACTACTCATTTGTATAAAAAAACATAACCACCAACTTTGCAAATATGGTACAGCAACATATGCAAGTAGGATTTAATTAATATATTGTTCGATCCCATAATCCAACTCTCACCTTTTAATCTTTTCCCAATCCTGCTGCTATTTGAAATTGGGTGTCGCCGACGGTTACCAGTGACTGCAGCACCATCAGGATCAGGGTCTTGAGGATTAGTCGGCTCCCCATCTGGCTCCATAACGCGCTGCGGCGCTGGCCGCTGGCCCTGCTCGGCCGTCTGTGCAGGCGACCAGGCGGCGCTAACGGAGATGTGGGCGTGTGGGCGAGAGGAGGAACCGAGGCGATCAGGATCTGGCGACTGGACTGGTGACGAGCGCAGGCGGAAAAGAAGATCGAGGGGCGCGGCGTCGGCCGTCGCCTCCGATGTTCAGTCTTGAGGCCGCGATTCATCTCCAGGCTTGTGATGGGCTGAATTGCTGAAGCGGGGCCCGACTGGTTAAAGGCCCAAAAACTGAATCGTTATCTTCTTGGACGGACGAACTCACGAACAGAAAAGCTCCATCCTCCGTGGCGTCCATGGCGCAGGTGCCTCTGGCCGccggttgggggggggggggggggggtcgtcgCCGGCCAGGTATGGCGGCCGCCATGGCTCGCCATActggtggctccgccactgggtCAGACCTGTGCGTGGCAGCAGagaggaggagcagcgccggGACGAGAAGGACGGACCCGGCCACGGCATGGCGAGGCGATGTCTCTGTGCGTGCGCAGACGGCCAGCAAAGATGAGCCGGATGGAGAGAGTTGAGAGATGCGTTGGGACGCCCTTGGGATCAATTGCGGCAGGGAGTCCCGTGCCACTTGCTCTGCGCCTCCTCGGTCTCGCCCCTGTCCGTCGTCTTCTCGTCATTGATGCTATTGTGCTCGGTCGTCGATGACGACGAGCTCGCcatgggcgcgggcgcggcctgctgctgcggcggcagaTCGTCGAAGAACATTTACAGGAGCTGGTCATTGTCGAAGCGGCAGGGGCCTAGCCGAGTAGTCGGCGGCTGCGgaggtgaagaagatgatgccaGCGCTGTGCTGCTAAGCCAGCCCCGCGCACCGTCCATGTCGCGCCGCAATCCCCGGACCAGGGACATACGACACCAGGACCTAGCCACCACCGGCGTCGGCAGCGATGAACATACTGGATTTCAATCCATGGTATTTTATTCTCCAAAGCGATGTTTGTTTATTGACCGATAGGATAGGAAAAATACTAAAATACATTTAAGATTATTTTTATAAGTAGTTCCTGGCCTACAAAATATTAATTCCTGGTCCACGTTTTTAGTTCTTCGTAGATGGttcctcttctttttttaaCCATTGACTCTGGACCCTCAACGGATCATAAAATCTCCAAACACCGTAAAATTTCTCAAAGAAGGATGAGAACATTAGGAGATTTGGGTGTTTGGGTTTGGGGCCCGGAATCCCTCTTGTTGTAGGTACCGGCCCAGACCATGCACGACTTAAGTTGGGCTTGGGGCGTGCGCCTGAACGAGATTTGGGGCGGAAAGATAAGCGTAGTAGAGTCTGTAAAATTTAGCAGCACATCTACCGGCATCCGACCTTCCTAGCTTCCCAGCAGAAAACTGTTGTAAATAAACTTGTGAATGTAATGAACACAAGTATGTAGAGTGAATCGGCAGGCTTCTTTCATTGATCtttgggggtatttatagtttTCAAAACTCAGTGGGAAAAATTAAGGAGAAAATGATATGGCATATATGGCCATTGCTCGATCACAAACCCATAAGATTTAGAGAGCAAATATGTGTATCTTAATTTAAAACCCCTATGGGGAAAAATAAGAGATACGACATATATTATTGCATTGATATTATCTCattaaaaaatttatatgaGAAACCCTGAGGGGAAAAACtcataaaagaaaagagtgcaATATGATACTTTAACAGGTTATAATCATGAGGAGACTCCCCCTGAATCTTGCAAATTAGAAAGTCATCAAATACCAATTCGATGAACAAAATGTGGTAGAGACTTTGTGAAGTAATCACATATTTAATTTGCAAGAGGTTTGTTCCTCGAATGTATCACAATACATGAGGGTAAACCATTTTGTGAGTAATAGTGTGATATTACTTTCACATAACCTATTTGCATCCAAGCAATACAAGTGATCTTATCTTGATAGATAAGGTTAGTGATATGATGAAATCATAATTAACCACTCGACGAAATCTTACATGCACATGTTCGATTTCGGAATGGTACGTGGTAATATTCATTAGAGTCTATGACAACTCCTATGAGAATTTTACCACAAAAATATCAGTCTATGATATGCATTAATGGGGATTAGTTGAGCAGTATCTTCATATCCCTCTATGATCATGTTTAACTCATCCAATGACAAGTTAAAAGTCTTTAGTACCATATAGATATCCATTGATATCCCTGACTCCCGTCGATAAGACGTTACT from Panicum virgatum strain AP13 chromosome 9K, P.virgatum_v5, whole genome shotgun sequence encodes:
- the LOC120651826 gene encoding uncharacterized protein LOC120651826 isoform X1 codes for the protein MERAMAPGRERVEGAVRPYNRSKVPRLRWTPDLHRRFVHAIHRLGGQHKATPKRVLQLMGVGGLTISHVKSHLQMYRNMRTDYLDIKEMQQVVDPAQMFAGGVRVWTDMAEQDHQGYYCWCCCYSQKESLLLHDLQLKRVITKPEAPEETCPPCRSISQMDTTQKARLQVQLQGTRRDGDVSSFGMRGGLSDYHHQAGVGYHCCARAMVHGGQQLRSRAWRCPTPTPTVAADNGGEQHAAPAPGTLPGPLRFLQEGESMCAHSSTAPNNRWPTAVKKRGGEGRESSPPLSLTLDSGFCGSRDEDGSGRRDSQGSSSASSAPTGSAGRGCSGQHSGRGRISLDLSLSMPMYTQTRNQSY
- the LOC120651826 gene encoding uncharacterized protein LOC120651826 isoform X2, coding for MERAMAPGRERVEGAVRPYNRSKVPRLRWTPDLHRRFVHAIHRLGGQHKATPKRVLQLMGVGGLTISHVKSHLQMYRNMRTDYLDIKEMQQVVDPAQMFAGGVRVWTDMAEQDHQGYYCWCCCYSQKESLLLHDLQLKRSISQMDTTQKARLQVQLQGTRRDGDVSSFGMRGGLSDYHHQAGVGYHCCARAMVHGGQQLRSRAWRCPTPTPTVAADNGGEQHAAPAPGTLPGPLRFLQEGESMCAHSSTAPNNRWPTAVKKRGGEGRESSPPLSLTLDSGFCGSRDEDGSGRRDSQGSSSASSAPTGSAGRGCSGQHSGRGRISLDLSLSMPMYTQTRNQSY